A single genomic interval of Shewanella halotolerans harbors:
- a CDS encoding copper chaperone PCu(A)C, with translation MKQIFKHAFNFVLLSCTSFSVLANVMFVDGYVRAMPPSVPNTAAYFTLMNHGPEVDLIGVDTEVAAEAQLHTLVEEEGVVKMRQLPKFTLASHANLELMPSGKHVMLLGLKKPLTEGQEVVLRLKFSDGSEQQLTLPVSKQAIATQDDGEHHHHH, from the coding sequence TTGAAACAGATTTTCAAACACGCGTTTAATTTTGTCCTGCTATCATGCACTTCATTTTCCGTATTGGCAAACGTCATGTTTGTCGATGGCTATGTCAGGGCCATGCCGCCGAGCGTGCCCAATACCGCCGCCTATTTCACCCTGATGAATCATGGGCCCGAGGTCGATCTTATTGGCGTCGACACAGAGGTAGCCGCCGAGGCGCAGCTACACACCCTGGTGGAAGAAGAGGGCGTGGTGAAGATGCGCCAACTCCCCAAATTTACCCTGGCCAGCCACGCTAACCTGGAGCTTATGCCCTCGGGTAAGCACGTGATGCTGTTGGGATTAAAAAAACCGCTGACGGAAGGACAGGAAGTGGTGTTAAGGCTAAAGTTTAGCGATGGCAGCGAGCAGCAGCTGACGCTGCCGGTGAGCAAGCAAGCGATAGCGACACAAGATGATGGCGAGCACCATCATCACCATTAA
- a CDS encoding enoyl-CoA hydratase, with amino-acid sequence MSNIQFQDEQGVRIITINRPDKRNALNLEMYARLTEYLIQGESDNGINAFLLKGEGDCFTSGNDVADFLKNSDLGPNHPTVRFLFTLLDLTKPLVAAVAGPAVGIGTTLLLHCDLVYADNTAKFQLPFVNLALVPEAGASLLLPRLVGQTKASELLLLGEAFDAHSALSMGLINDLLPSDELMSHALSQSIKLAKKPPQALRASRRLIRGDSELIREQMQKELEEFAIRLQSDEAKAQFNAFLSR; translated from the coding sequence ATGAGTAACATTCAATTTCAGGATGAGCAGGGCGTACGCATCATCACGATCAATCGCCCCGACAAACGCAACGCGCTTAACCTTGAGATGTATGCTCGGCTCACAGAATACCTTATCCAAGGGGAGTCAGACAACGGAATTAACGCCTTTCTCCTCAAAGGCGAAGGCGATTGTTTCACCTCGGGTAACGATGTTGCCGACTTTTTAAAAAATAGTGACTTAGGACCGAATCATCCTACCGTCAGGTTTCTGTTCACCCTGCTGGATCTCACTAAACCTCTGGTTGCCGCCGTGGCCGGTCCCGCCGTCGGCATAGGCACGACCCTGCTGCTGCATTGCGACCTGGTGTATGCCGACAACACCGCCAAGTTCCAGCTGCCCTTCGTCAATCTGGCGCTGGTGCCCGAGGCCGGTGCCAGCCTTTTACTGCCCCGCCTAGTCGGCCAGACCAAGGCCAGCGAATTGCTGCTGCTCGGTGAGGCCTTCGATGCCCACAGCGCCCTATCGATGGGGCTTATCAACGATCTACTGCCAAGCGATGAGTTGATGAGTCATGCCCTGAGCCAAAGCATCAAGCTGGCGAAGAAGCCACCTCAGGCACTCAGAGCCAGTCGCCGCTTGATACGCGGTGACAGCGAGCTCATCAGGGAGCAGATGCAAAAAGAGTTGGAAGAGTTTGCCATTCGCCTGCAAAGCGATGAGGCCAAGGCGCAGTTTAACGCCTTCCTGAGCAGATAA
- a CDS encoding TIGR04219 family outer membrane beta-barrel protein produces the protein MKKTLLACALLGSLAATSAQAATVVGFKVGGDYWNADTEGTFAQKGQAQQEFDYSSSSQGSIWVAIEHPIPLVPNLKIRENRLDADGKATVTGDWSFGDRVFNDDVTTASNLSNTDFVLYYELLDNDIVALDLGAAYKKMHGSFRVHQISPSGVVGAYAQKDLSDGIVMAYANAEVGIPGLGLYGFADVMQGIDESSVYDYQVGLGWQFDGVALDTKVRVGYRDFNFDVNDFDGVTANMQFKGYFAGVELVF, from the coding sequence ATGAAAAAAACACTACTTGCATGTGCTCTGCTCGGGTCTTTGGCAGCGACGTCTGCACAGGCGGCTACTGTAGTTGGCTTCAAGGTGGGCGGCGACTACTGGAATGCCGATACCGAGGGTACCTTTGCTCAGAAGGGCCAGGCTCAACAGGAGTTTGATTACAGCTCTTCATCTCAGGGCAGCATCTGGGTCGCCATCGAGCATCCGATTCCTTTAGTGCCTAACCTGAAGATCCGCGAAAACCGCCTGGATGCCGACGGCAAGGCGACTGTGACCGGCGACTGGTCATTCGGCGATCGCGTATTTAATGATGATGTTACCACGGCAAGCAACCTGAGCAATACCGATTTCGTGCTCTACTATGAGCTGCTGGATAACGACATAGTGGCACTGGATCTCGGCGCCGCCTACAAGAAGATGCATGGCTCTTTCCGCGTACATCAGATCTCGCCATCTGGCGTGGTAGGCGCCTATGCACAGAAAGATCTCAGCGACGGCATCGTCATGGCTTATGCCAATGCCGAGGTGGGCATTCCTGGCCTGGGTCTGTATGGTTTTGCCGACGTGATGCAGGGCATCGACGAGAGCAGCGTCTACGACTATCAAGTGGGTTTGGGCTGGCAGTTTGACGGCGTGGCGCTAGATACCAAGGTGCGTGTCGGTTACCGTGACTTTAACTTCGATGTGAACGACTTCGATGGCGTGACCGCCAACATGCAGTTCAAAGGCTATTTTGCCGGGGTTGAGCTAGTCTTCTAA
- a CDS encoding PspC domain-containing protein: MNIDDLVRRLKNPRSIVCGVAAMTADKFSWSCLWTRVVWAVAAFMNPAFVLLVYFVLALVLPKWKPGY; this comes from the coding sequence ATGAATATCGATGATCTGGTAAGAAGGCTAAAAAATCCTCGCAGCATAGTATGTGGTGTGGCGGCGATGACGGCAGACAAATTTTCCTGGTCTTGCCTATGGACTCGCGTCGTGTGGGCCGTGGCAGCCTTTATGAATCCGGCCTTCGTCTTGTTAGTGTATTTTGTATTGGCACTCGTTCTGCCGAAATGGAAACCAGGCTACTAG
- a CDS encoding DUF2333 family protein: MQVTWKRVSLAAAVLFLIGYIISVWWSVEPDSIEPHQLNNETGHKIVGYATTTSLILTMETLLDKNGGWLSNDVMPPSLFMDNMPAFEFGAIEQARDLALIMRKEFSRSQSQSTADKDLLAAHSKLNIEHTSWLVPSAEGEYRDAIKLLKLYRARIADTNNPDAQFYARADNLNEWLKEVQKRLGSMSQRLSASVGQERINTDLAGDTEASQSTPNLASQEIKTGWWQIDDVFYETRGATWALLNFMKAIEVDFADVLKKKNAEVSLQQIIRELEETQQPVWSPIVLNGSGFGIVANHSLVMANYISRANAAVIDLTNLLTQG; the protein is encoded by the coding sequence ATGCAGGTAACATGGAAACGGGTCAGCCTGGCGGCCGCCGTCTTATTTTTGATTGGCTACATCATCAGCGTATGGTGGAGCGTAGAACCAGACAGTATAGAGCCCCATCAACTCAATAACGAGACGGGCCATAAGATAGTGGGCTACGCGACCACTACCTCTTTGATTTTGACCATGGAAACCCTCCTCGATAAGAACGGTGGCTGGTTGTCGAACGACGTGATGCCTCCCTCGCTGTTCATGGATAACATGCCCGCCTTCGAGTTTGGTGCCATAGAGCAGGCGCGGGATCTGGCGCTGATCATGCGCAAGGAATTTAGCCGTTCCCAGTCGCAGTCTACCGCCGACAAAGATCTGCTGGCGGCCCACTCTAAGCTGAATATTGAACACACCAGCTGGTTGGTGCCGAGCGCCGAGGGCGAGTATCGTGACGCCATCAAGCTGCTCAAGCTCTATCGCGCCCGCATCGCCGACACCAATAATCCCGATGCTCAATTCTATGCCCGCGCCGATAACCTCAACGAGTGGCTCAAAGAGGTGCAGAAGCGCCTGGGCAGCATGTCGCAGCGTCTGTCTGCCAGTGTCGGTCAGGAGCGGATCAATACCGATCTCGCCGGTGACACTGAGGCTAGCCAGTCCACACCTAATCTGGCCAGCCAGGAGATCAAGACCGGCTGGTGGCAGATCGACGATGTCTTCTATGAAACCCGCGGCGCCACCTGGGCACTGCTGAACTTTATGAAGGCTATTGAGGTAGATTTTGCCGACGTATTGAAGAAGAAAAATGCTGAGGTCAGCTTGCAGCAGATCATTCGTGAGCTGGAAGAGACGCAGCAGCCTGTGTGGAGCCCGATCGTGTTGAACGGTTCTGGGTTTGGCATAGTGGCCAACCATTCGCTGGTGATGGCCAATTATATTTCCCGCGCCAATGCCGCGGTGATCGATTTAACTAACTTATTGACTCAAGGCTAA